In Musa acuminata AAA Group cultivar baxijiao chromosome BXJ2-8, Cavendish_Baxijiao_AAA, whole genome shotgun sequence, one genomic interval encodes:
- the LOC135619119 gene encoding GATA transcription factor 1-like gives MVETLEEAAAAAAGEACFADELLLLDFTSNAYHPSLAAASSVPAAGAGELQHQALLLHDFFEPSVDGLPGLPAEGAGGGEEEEEELEWLANKDAFPALETSFEIPMPSQSRSSSSSGAAAGAVGERPSPVSVLSAAASFSAPVRPRSKGRRRRRRVLAGLSPEPAYITAARRATAVERRCCGHCGAEETPQWRAGPEGPKTLCNACGVRYKSGRLVPEYRPASSPTFSAAIHSNSHRRILELRRQKAARELRSNTRAPPPTLSLKQNPSPLANSFLH, from the exons ATGGTGGAGACATTggaagaggcggcggcggcggcagctggGGAGGCCTGCTTCGCCGACGAGCTACTCCTCCTCGACTTCACCTCCAACGCTTACCACCCGTCCCTCGCCGCCGCGTCGTCCGTGCCTGCCGCCGGAGCGGGGGAGTTGCAGCACCAGGCGCTCCTCCTCCACGACTTCTTCGAGCCGTCCGTCGATGGCCTCCCG GGGCTGCCGGCGGAAGGGGCAggcggaggagaggaggaggaagaggagctcGAGTGGCTCGCGAACAAGGACGCGTTCCCGGCGCTGGAGACGTCGTTCGAGATACCCATGCCGTCCCAGtcgcgcagcagcagcagcagcggcgccgCTGCGGGCGCGGTGGGGGAGCGGCCGAGCCCTGTTTCGGTCCTGTCGGCCGCGGCTTCCTTCTCCGCGCCGGTCAGACCGAGGAGCAAGggacggaggcggcggcggagggtgCTGGCCGGCCTCTCCCCGGAGCCGGCCTACATAACCGCAGCGAGGAGAGCGACGGCGGTGGAGCGGCGCTGCTGCGGGCACTGCGGGGCGGAAGAGACGCCGCAGTGGCGGGCGGGGCCGGAGGGGCCGAAGACGCTGTGCAACGCGTGCGGCGTCAGGTACAAGTCCGGTCGCCTCGTGCCGGAGTACCGGCCGGCGAGCAGCCCCACGTTTTCCGCCGCCATCCACTCCAACTCCCACCGCCGGATCCTGGAGTTGCGCCGCCAGAAGGCTGCCCGGGAGCTGCGGAGCAACACCAGGGCGCCACCGCCCACCCTCTCGTTAAAGCAAAATCCTTCCCCCTTAGCGAACTCTTTCCTCCATTAG